The following are encoded together in the Glycine max cultivar Williams 82 chromosome 8, Glycine_max_v4.0, whole genome shotgun sequence genome:
- the LOC100785532 gene encoding cellulose synthase-like protein E1 isoform X2 gives MAEEESYPLFETRRAKGRVIYTIFSLSLFVGILFIWVYRVSHIPREGEDGKWAWIGLLCAELWFGLYWLLRHPFRWNPVFREPFRHKLSQRYEEILPRVDIFVCTADPGIEPAVMVMNTVLSVMAYDYPTEKLSVYLSDDAASDITFYALLEASLFAKHWLPFCKKFKVEPTSPAAYFKSIASCTHPNNHVNELVPIKKLYQDMESRIENAAKVGQVPEEVRPKYKGFSQWDSYTSRRDHDTILQILLHGKDSSAKDVDGNVMPILVYLAREKRPQVAHNFKAGAMNSLVEFHGLDGLGGPFYIGTGCFHRREILCGRKFNDQYKNDWKEYKNIDHMKEGSLHELEEKSKALASCTYEENTLWGKKMGLQYGCAVEDVITGLSIKCRGWKSVYYNPQRRAFLGVAPTTLPEALVQHKRWSEGGFQIVLSKYSPAWYAYGLISPGLQMGYCYYNLWVLLSWPTLYYCIIPSLYLLKGIPLFPQMSSPWFIPFAYVILGDSSYCLLEFLWSGGTIQGWWNDTRMWLYKRISSYLFAFFDIILKFFGFSESAFVISAKVAEENVSQRYEKEVMEFGNSSPMLTLLATLALLNLFCLLGMLLKQVFISEGGLRIYETMALQVLLSGVLVLINVPVYQGLYLRKDKGRLPISVAVKSTTLALSACVLFIAIS, from the exons ATGGCAGAGGAAGAGTCTTATCCATTGTTTGAGACAAGGAGGGCCAAAGGAAGGGTCATTTACACAATCTTCTCTTTATCACTTTTTGTGGGCATTTTGTTCATCTGGGTTTACAGAGTGAGTCACATACCCAGAGAAGGTGAAGATGGGAAATGGGCTTGGATTGGTTTGCTTTGTGCTGAACTATGGTTTGGTCTTTATTGGCTCCTCAGACACCCTTTCAGATGGAACCCTGTGTTCAGGGAACCTTTCAGACACAAACTCTCTCAAAG ATACGAGGAGATATTGCCAAGAGTAGACATCTTTGTGTGCACGGCAGATCCAGGGATTGAGCCAGCAGTGATGGTGATGAACACAGTGCTATCAGTTATGGCTTATGACTATCCAACTGAGAAGCTGAGTGTGTATCTTTCAGATGATGCTGCTTCAGATATTACCTTCTATGCTCTCTTAGAGGCTTCCCTCTTTGCCAAACATTGGCTTCCATTCTGCAAGAAATTCAAGGTGGAACCCACCTCACCAGCTGCATATTTCAAAAGTATTGCCTCATGCACTCATCCAAATAATCATGTCAATGAATTGGTCCCCATCAAG AAATTGTACCAAGATATGGAAAGCCGAATAGAAAATGCAGCTAAGGTGGGTCAAGTACCCGAAGAAGTACGCCCAAAGTATAAAGGATTTTCTCAGTGGGATTCATATACTTCTCGACGTGACCATGACACAATTCTTCAA ATATTACTTCATGGAAAGGACTCGAGTGCCAAAGATGTAGATGGAAATGTTATGCCCATATTGGTGTATTTGGCTCGCGAGAAGAGACCCCAAGTTGCACATAACTTCAAAGCTGGAGCAATGAATTCATTG GTGGAATTCCATGGTTTAGATGGACTTGGTGGACCTTTTTATATTGGAACTGGCTGCTTTCACAGAAGAGAGATACTATGCGGAAGAAAGTTCAATGACCAATACAAGAATGATTGGAAAGAGTATAAGAATATTGATCATATGAAAGAAGGCAGCTTGCATGAactggaagaaaaatcaaaggcTCTTGCTAGTTGTACCTATGAGGAAAACACATTATGGGGAAAAAAG ATGGGACTGCAATATGGTTGTGCAGTAGAGGATGTTATAACAGGGTTGTCTATTAAATGCCGAGGATGGAAATCAGTGTACTATAATCCTCAAAGGAGAGCTTTCTTAGGTGTAGCTCCAACCACCTTGCCAGAAGCACTAGTTCAACATAAGAGATGGTCTGAAGGAGGCTTTCAAATTGTGCTTTCTAAGTATAGTCCTGCATGGTATGCTTATGGATTGATCAGTCCAGGCCTCCAAATGGGATATTGTTACTATAATCTATGGGTGCTTCTTTCCTGGCCAACTCTGTATTACTGCATCATCCCTTCACTATATCTCCTCAAAGGCATTCCCTTGTTTCCACAG ATGTCAAGTCCATGGTTCATACCTTTTGCATATGTCATACTTGGCGATTCCTCCTACTGCCTGTTGGAGTTTTTGTGGTCAGGAGGCACAATCCAGGGTTGGTGGAATGACACACGGATGTGGCTTTATAAGAGAATAAGCTCTTACCTCTTTGCTTTTTTTGATATCATCTTGAAGTTTTTCGGGTTTTCAGAATCAGCCTTTGTTATATCTGCAAAGGTAGCAGAAGAAAATGTTTCCCaaagatatgaaaaagaagTTATGGAGTTTGGAAACTCATCCCCAATGCTCACTTTACTTGCAACACTTGCATTGCTCAATTTGTTTTGTCTTCTTGGAATGTTACTAAAGCAAGTATTCATAAGTGAAGGGGGTCTCAGAATTTATGAAACAATGGCATTGCAAGTTCTACTAAGTGGAGTTTTGGTTCTTATCAATGTACCTGTGTACCAAGGCCTCTACCTAAGAAAAGACAAGGGAAGATTACCAATATCTGTtgcagttaaatcaacaacattgGCTCTAAGTGCATGTGTCCTCTTTATTGCCATAagttaa
- the LOC100785532 gene encoding cellulose synthase-like protein E1 isoform X1, with protein sequence MAEEESYPLFETRRAKGRVIYTIFSLSLFVGILFIWVYRVSHIPREGEDGKWAWIGLLCAELWFGLYWLLRHPFRWNPVFREPFRHKLSQRYEEILPRVDIFVCTADPGIEPAVMVMNTVLSVMAYDYPTEKLSVYLSDDAASDITFYALLEASLFAKHWLPFCKKFKVEPTSPAAYFKSIASCTHPNNHVNELVPIKKLYQDMESRIENAAKVGQVPEEVRPKYKGFSQWDSYTSRRDHDTILQILLHGKDSSAKDVDGNVMPILVYLAREKRPQVAHNFKAGAMNSLLRVSSMISNGEIILNVDCDMYSNNSQSLRDALCFFMDEVKGHEIAFVQTPQCFENVTNNDLYGGALRVIYEVEFHGLDGLGGPFYIGTGCFHRREILCGRKFNDQYKNDWKEYKNIDHMKEGSLHELEEKSKALASCTYEENTLWGKKMGLQYGCAVEDVITGLSIKCRGWKSVYYNPQRRAFLGVAPTTLPEALVQHKRWSEGGFQIVLSKYSPAWYAYGLISPGLQMGYCYYNLWVLLSWPTLYYCIIPSLYLLKGIPLFPQMSSPWFIPFAYVILGDSSYCLLEFLWSGGTIQGWWNDTRMWLYKRISSYLFAFFDIILKFFGFSESAFVISAKVAEENVSQRYEKEVMEFGNSSPMLTLLATLALLNLFCLLGMLLKQVFISEGGLRIYETMALQVLLSGVLVLINVPVYQGLYLRKDKGRLPISVAVKSTTLALSACVLFIAIS encoded by the exons ATGGCAGAGGAAGAGTCTTATCCATTGTTTGAGACAAGGAGGGCCAAAGGAAGGGTCATTTACACAATCTTCTCTTTATCACTTTTTGTGGGCATTTTGTTCATCTGGGTTTACAGAGTGAGTCACATACCCAGAGAAGGTGAAGATGGGAAATGGGCTTGGATTGGTTTGCTTTGTGCTGAACTATGGTTTGGTCTTTATTGGCTCCTCAGACACCCTTTCAGATGGAACCCTGTGTTCAGGGAACCTTTCAGACACAAACTCTCTCAAAG ATACGAGGAGATATTGCCAAGAGTAGACATCTTTGTGTGCACGGCAGATCCAGGGATTGAGCCAGCAGTGATGGTGATGAACACAGTGCTATCAGTTATGGCTTATGACTATCCAACTGAGAAGCTGAGTGTGTATCTTTCAGATGATGCTGCTTCAGATATTACCTTCTATGCTCTCTTAGAGGCTTCCCTCTTTGCCAAACATTGGCTTCCATTCTGCAAGAAATTCAAGGTGGAACCCACCTCACCAGCTGCATATTTCAAAAGTATTGCCTCATGCACTCATCCAAATAATCATGTCAATGAATTGGTCCCCATCAAG AAATTGTACCAAGATATGGAAAGCCGAATAGAAAATGCAGCTAAGGTGGGTCAAGTACCCGAAGAAGTACGCCCAAAGTATAAAGGATTTTCTCAGTGGGATTCATATACTTCTCGACGTGACCATGACACAATTCTTCAA ATATTACTTCATGGAAAGGACTCGAGTGCCAAAGATGTAGATGGAAATGTTATGCCCATATTGGTGTATTTGGCTCGCGAGAAGAGACCCCAAGTTGCACATAACTTCAAAGCTGGAGCAATGAATTCATTG TTAAGGGTGTCATCAATGATTAGCAATGGGGAAATTATCCTTAATGTAGATTGTGACATGTACTCAAACAATTCCCAATCTCTAAGGGATGCACTCTGCTTCTTCATGGATGAAGTTAAAGGCCATGAAATCGCTTTTGTGCAGACTCCACAGTGTTTTGAGAATGTCACAAATAATGATCTATATGGTGGTGCTCTACGAGTAATTTATGAG GTGGAATTCCATGGTTTAGATGGACTTGGTGGACCTTTTTATATTGGAACTGGCTGCTTTCACAGAAGAGAGATACTATGCGGAAGAAAGTTCAATGACCAATACAAGAATGATTGGAAAGAGTATAAGAATATTGATCATATGAAAGAAGGCAGCTTGCATGAactggaagaaaaatcaaaggcTCTTGCTAGTTGTACCTATGAGGAAAACACATTATGGGGAAAAAAG ATGGGACTGCAATATGGTTGTGCAGTAGAGGATGTTATAACAGGGTTGTCTATTAAATGCCGAGGATGGAAATCAGTGTACTATAATCCTCAAAGGAGAGCTTTCTTAGGTGTAGCTCCAACCACCTTGCCAGAAGCACTAGTTCAACATAAGAGATGGTCTGAAGGAGGCTTTCAAATTGTGCTTTCTAAGTATAGTCCTGCATGGTATGCTTATGGATTGATCAGTCCAGGCCTCCAAATGGGATATTGTTACTATAATCTATGGGTGCTTCTTTCCTGGCCAACTCTGTATTACTGCATCATCCCTTCACTATATCTCCTCAAAGGCATTCCCTTGTTTCCACAG ATGTCAAGTCCATGGTTCATACCTTTTGCATATGTCATACTTGGCGATTCCTCCTACTGCCTGTTGGAGTTTTTGTGGTCAGGAGGCACAATCCAGGGTTGGTGGAATGACACACGGATGTGGCTTTATAAGAGAATAAGCTCTTACCTCTTTGCTTTTTTTGATATCATCTTGAAGTTTTTCGGGTTTTCAGAATCAGCCTTTGTTATATCTGCAAAGGTAGCAGAAGAAAATGTTTCCCaaagatatgaaaaagaagTTATGGAGTTTGGAAACTCATCCCCAATGCTCACTTTACTTGCAACACTTGCATTGCTCAATTTGTTTTGTCTTCTTGGAATGTTACTAAAGCAAGTATTCATAAGTGAAGGGGGTCTCAGAATTTATGAAACAATGGCATTGCAAGTTCTACTAAGTGGAGTTTTGGTTCTTATCAATGTACCTGTGTACCAAGGCCTCTACCTAAGAAAAGACAAGGGAAGATTACCAATATCTGTtgcagttaaatcaacaacattgGCTCTAAGTGCATGTGTCCTCTTTATTGCCATAagttaa
- the LOC100815825 gene encoding cellulose synthase-like protein E1, with protein MGRVEYSPLFETRRCRGRFIYRSFAISLFVAICFIWHYRFSHITKGEDGNWAWLGMLASELWFGFYWVLTQALRWNLVFRQPFKNRLSQRYEKKLPRVDIFVCTADPDIEPAMMVINTVLSVMAYDYPTEKLSVYLSDDAGSQITFYALLEASNFAKHWVPFCKRFKVEPRSPSAYFKSLVSSGYPTDPSQAKELGNIKKLYDEMEKRIEDATKFGEVAKEARLKHMGFSQWDSYSSRRDHDTILQILLHKNDHNNSKDVDGFVLPALVYLAREKRPQYFHNFKAGAMNSLLRVSSNISNGKIILNVDCDMYSNNSQSVRDALCFFMDEEKGQEIAYVQFPQTFENATKNDLYGGSLTSILEVEFPGLDGYGGPLYAGTGCFHKRESLCGMKFSDQYCNDWNSEDDQFKEANLQELEQQSKVLASCNYEENTLWGKEMGLKYGCPVEDVITGLSIQCQGWKSVYYNPPRKAFLGLAPTTLPQTLVQHKRWSEGDLQILLSKYSPAWYGFGRINFGLQMGYSVYCLWAPNCLATLYYSIIPSLYLLKGIPLFPKISSPWFIPFAYVIVGETTYSLLEFFFCGGTFQGWWNDQRIWLYKRTSSYLFACIDTILKLFGFSESTFTITTKVTEEDASKRHEKEIMEFGTSSPMLTVLATLALLNLFCFLSVLKDAILGEGDIGAYETMGLQVLLCGFLVFINLPIYQGLFLRKDNGRLPSSIAIKSIVFALGVFISFIFT; from the exons ATGGGGAGGGTTGAGTACTCCCCATTGTTTGAGACAAGAAGGTGCAGAGGAAGGTTCATCTACAGGTCCTTTGCAATCTCATTATTTGTGGCCATATGCTTTATATGGCATTACAGATTTAGCCACATAACAAAGGGTGAAGATGGAAACTGGGCATGGCTTGGTATGCTTGCTTCAGAGCTGTGGTTTGGCTTTTACTGGGTCCTTACTCAAGCCCTTAGATGGAACCTTGTGTTCAGACAACCCTTCAAAAACAGACTCTCTCAAAG ATATGAGAAAAAGTTGCCAAGAGTGGACATATTTGTGTGCACAGCAGATCCAGATATTGAGCCAGCAATGATGGTGATTAACACAGTGCTATCTGTTATGGCTTATGATTATCCAACTGAAAAATTGAGTGTGTATCTCTCTGATGATGCTGGATCGCAAATCACGTTCTATGCTCTGCTAGAGGCTTCAAACTTTGCAAAACATTGGGTCCCATTCTGCAAGAGGTTCAAAGTGGAACCCAGGTCACCATCTGCATATTTTAAAAGCTTAGTCTCATCAGGTTACCCTACAGACCCAAGCCAAGCCAAAGAACTGGGAAATATTAAG AAATTATACGACGAAATGGAAAAACGCATTGAAGATGCGACCAAATTTGGTGAAGTAGCCAAAGAAGCACGTTTAAAGCATATGGGGTTTTCTCAGTGGGATTCATATTCTTCTCGACGTGACCATgacacaattcttcaa ATACTACTTCATAAAAACGACCATAATAATTCAAAAGATGTAGATGGGTTCGTTTTGCCAGCTCTGGTGTATTTGGCCCGCGAGAAGAGACCCCAATATTTCCACAACTTCAAAGCTGGAGCTATGAATTCATtg TTAAGGGTCTCTTCGAATATCAGCAATGGGAAAATAATTCTAAATGTAGACTGTGACATGTACTCAAACAACTCACAATCAGTGAGAGATGCTCTCTGCTTTTTCATGGATGAAGAGAAAGGACAAGAAATTGCCTATGTGCAGTTTCCTCAGACTTTTGAGAATGCCACTAAGAATGATTTATATGGGGGTAGTCTAACATCAATATTAGAG GTGGAGTTCCCTGGGTTGGATGGTTATGGCGGTCCCTTGTATGCAGGAACTGGTTGCTTTCACAAGAGAGAGTCTCTTTGTGGGATGAAATTCAGTGATCAATATTGCAATGACTGGAATAGTGAAGATGATCAGTTTAAAGAAGCAAACCTGCAAGAACTAGAACAACAATCAAAGGTTCTTGCAAGCTGCAACTATGAGGAAAACACACTATGGGGAAAAGAG aTGGGTTTAAAATATGGGTGTCCAGTGGAGGATGTGATAACAGGATTGTCTATACAGTGCCAAGGGTGGAAATCAGTGTACTACAACCCACCAAGGAAGGCTTTCTTAGGTTTAGCTCCAACTACCTTGCCTCAAACACTTGTTCAGCACAAGAGATGGTCTGAAGGAGACTTGCAAATTTTGCTTTCTAAATACAGCCCTGCATGGTATGGTTTTGGAAGGATCAATTTTGGGCTCCAAATGGGATATAGTGTTTATTGCTTATGGGCACCTAATTGTTTAGCAACACTATACTATTCTATCATCCCTTCACTGTACCTCCTTAAAGGCATTCCCTTGTTTCCCAAG ATATCAAGTCCATGGTTCATACCTTTTGCATATGTCATTGTTGGGGAAACTACTTATAGTTTATTGGAGTTTTTCTTCTGTGGGGGCACATTTCAAGGTTGGTGGAATGACCAACGAATATGGCTATACAAAAGAACAAGCTCTTACCTATTTGCCTGCATTGACACCATTTTGAAGCTTTTTGGGTTCTCAGAATCAACTTTTACAATCACAACTAAGGTTACTGAAGAAGATGCTTCTAAACGCCATGAGAAAGAAATAATGGAGTTTGGAACCTCCTCTCCAATGCTCACTGTATTAGCCACTCTTGCATTGctcaatttattttgttttcttagtgTATTGAAGGATGCAATCCTAGGTGAAGGTGACATTGGAGCTTATGAGACAATGGGGTTGCAAGTTCTATTGTGTGGTTTTCTTGTTTTCATCAATTTGCCTATATACCAAGGACTTTTCTTAAGGAAGGACAATGGAAGATTGCCTAGCTCTATTGCCATCAAATCAATAGTATTTGCTCTAGGAGTATTCATATCCTTCATCTTTACATGA
- the LOC100816361 gene encoding WEB family protein At5g55860, with protein sequence MVAKIRQSATESPNPKPEVGEIDTSPPFQSVKDAVSLFGEGAFSDEKPIFKKAKPYSAERVLAKETQLHVAQKELNKLREQVKNAETTKAQALVELERAKRTVEDLTQKIKVISDSREIAIEATAAAKCQAKQLTEEKYGVPGGTNGAWKEELESAVKRYASVMTELDAAKQALSKTRQEYDSSLDEKMFAFKQAAEAGDALKENTERASELSKEISAVKESVEQAKLASIVAQQQQTMILAEKDVLRQSYKATLGQSEKKLLALKKEFSPELAKNLEMQLAETMNEIGTLQKEMENKRTSDLDSVKSVTLELDDAKESLQKVADEESSLRSLVESLKGELENLKREHSELKEKESETESIVGNLHVKLRKSKSELEACMARESKVRGASEEMILTLSQLTSETENARREAEDMKNRTAELKKEAEVTMLAFEEAEKKLKVALEEAEAAKAAEKNALDHITVLTERTTAARASTSESGAVITISKEEFDSLSHKVEESDKLADMKVAAAKAQVEAVKASENEALKRLETTQKEIEDMKTATQEALKKAEMAEAAKRAVESELRRWREREQKKAAEAASRILAETQVSTESSPQHYRIQKQNPPRTTVEVKRFEKEKVSVSKKALLPNISGIFQRKKNQVEGGSPSYLPGENPV encoded by the exons ATGGTAGCAAAAATCCGGCAAAGTGCTACCGAGTCTCCTAATCCAAAACCCGAGGTTGGAGAGATTGACACCAGCCCTCCTTTTCAGTCTGTTAAAGATGCAGTCTCTCTATTTGGTGAAGGTGCTTTCTCTGATGAAAAACCTATCTTTAAGAAGGCAAAACCTTATTCTGCTGAG AGAGTTTTGGCCAAGGAGACACAACTTCATGTAGCCCAAAAAGAGCTGAACAAGTTAAGGGAACAAGTAAAGAATGCTGAAACTACCAAGGCTCAAGCTCTTGTGGAGCTTGAAAGGGCTAAAAGAACAGTTGAGGATCTGACACAAAAGATAAAAGTTATCAGTGATTCTAGGGAGATAGCAATCGAGGCAACAGCAGCTGCAAAGTGTCAGGCAAAACAACTTACAGAAGAAAAGTATGGTGTCCCTGGCGGAACAAATGGTGCTTGGAAGGAAGAGTTAGAATCTGCTGTTAAAAGGTATGCATCTGTCATGACAGAACTTGATGCTGCAAAGCAAGCACTGAGCAAGACTCGGCAAGAGTATGATTCATCCTTGGATGAAAAAATGTTTGCTTTCAAGCAAGCAGCAGAAGCTGGAGATGCATTGAAGGAAAACACAGAAAGAGCATCTGAGCTTTCTAAAGAAATTTCAGCTGTAAAGGAGTCAGTTGAGCAAGCAAAGCTTGCTTCTATTGTAGCACAACAACAGCAAACAATGATTTtagctgagaaagatgttctaAGACAATCATATAAAGCTACCTTGGGACAATCTGAAAAGAAATTGCTTGCTTTAAAGAAGGAATTCAGTCCCGAGCTTGCCAAGAATCTTGAAATGCAGCTGGCAGAGACAATGAATGAAATTGGGACTCTGCAAAaggaaatggaaaataaaaggaCATCGGACTTGGACTCCGTGAAAAGTGTCACTTTGGAGCTAGACGATGCTAAGGAGTCTTTGCAGAAAGTAGCAGATGAGGAAAGCTCTCTTAGAAGCTTGGTGGAATCTCTTAAGGGGGAACTGGAGAATTTAAAAAGAGAACATTCTGAATTGAAGGAGAAAGAATCTGAGACTGAATCCATTGTTGGGAATCTGCATGTCAAGCTCCGCAAAAGCAAGTCTGAGCTTGAAGCCTGCATGGCAAGAGAATCTAAAGTTAGAGGTGCATCCGAGGAAATGATCTTGACACTTAGCCAGCTGACATCTGAAACTGAAAATGCAAGGCGAGAAGCAGAAGATATGAAGAACAGGACAGCAGAATTGAAGAAGGAAGCTGAAGTTACCATGCTTGCATTTGAAGAAGCAGAGAAAAAGCTTAAAGTGGCACTGGAAGAAGCAGAAGCAGCAAAAGCAGCTGAGAAAAATGCTCTTGACCATATTACAGTTTTAACTGAAAGGACTACTGCTGCACGTGCATCAACATCTGAATCTGGTGCTGTGATTACGATCTCAAAGGAGGAGTTTGACTCACTAAGCCATAAAGTTGAGGAGTCAGATAAATTAGCAGATATGAAAGTGGCTGCTGCCAAGGCACAGGTTGAAGCTGTGAAGGCTAGTGAAAATGAGGCTCTCAAAAGGTTGGAGACAACACAAAAGGAGATTGAGGATATGAAGACTGCAACACAGGAGGCTTTGAAAAAGGCTGAAATGGCTGAAGCAGCGAAAAGGGCAGTGGAGAGTGAGCTTCGAAGATGGCGCGAGAGGGAGCAGAAAAAAGCTGCCGAAGCTGCGTCTCGAATTCTGGCTGAAACACAGGTGTCAACAGAATCATCTCCTCAGCACTACAGGATTCAAAAGCAGAATCCTCCTCGTACAACGGTGGAGGTGAAAAGGTTTGAAAAGGAGAAGGTTTCAGTTTCAAAGAAAGCCCTCTTGCCTAATATTAGTGGCATCTTCCAAAGGAAAAAGAACCAGGTTGAGGGTGGTTCTCCTTCTTATCTGCCTGGTGAGAACCCTGTATGA